One window of Candidatus Phytoplasma solani genomic DNA carries:
- a CDS encoding dTMP kinase has translation MEKQIPLLRRNSSIRIKRELKKQGKEVIVIRGLGSSTIGNSIRETFLTHNKLHNLTRYFLSFANMIQTQEERIKPHLKTPKIILVDRWLGSNFAYRVYPNQIDKKYYLFNNLTKLFIKPDITVYLKIHPQIGLKRKLNQNNHQLDVIETSSLAYFHQVEKGYQEFLKRKNLGPQIVLKAMEAKNSNFNTKQIIKKIGEIPNANSH, from the coding sequence ATGGAAAAACAAATCCCATTATTGAGGCGCAATTCATCTATCCGTATTAAACGTGAATTAAAAAAACAAGGCAAAGAAGTGATTGTTATTCGCGGATTAGGAAGTTCTACAATCGGGAATTCTATACGTGAAACGTTTTTAACACACAACAAATTACACAATTTAACTAGATATTTTTTAAGTTTTGCCAACATGATTCAAACCCAAGAAGAACGCATCAAACCCCACTTAAAAACCCCTAAAATTATTTTAGTTGATCGTTGGTTAGGCTCTAATTTTGCATATCGTGTATATCCTAATCAAATTGATAAAAAATATTATCTTTTTAACAATTTAACTAAATTATTCATTAAACCTGATATCACCGTTTATCTAAAAATTCACCCCCAAATAGGTTTAAAACGTAAATTAAATCAAAACAACCACCAATTAGATGTTATTGAAACTAGTTCCTTAGCTTACTTTCATCAAGTAGAAAAGGGTTATCAGGAATTTTTAAAAAGAAAAAATCTAGGTCCTCAAATTGTTTTAAAAGCGATGGAAGCTAAAAATTCCAACTTCAACACAAAACAAATAATAAAAAAAATAGGAGAAATACCAAATGCCAATAGTCATTAA
- the ltrA gene encoding group II intron reverse transcriptase/maturase produces MSTSVSDETKLSRTLSKILYCSTNNYPLKRELQQGMNNLHNTLIAFNKIATNKGAGTPGIDGNSIDRLDLKKLERYHKEYINNKYKPKPVKRIFIPKDNDKVRPLGIPTIKDRIVQKSLEQLLTPYFENQFLEWSFGFRTKKSCLDAIKRVKQRFQGIDYIIKIDLKGYFDTINHETLMKTLRKFIRKNKTLSTINKWLKAGFMKDGIKYESLSGSPQGGIISPLLANVYLHYIDIKMDELIKEGTPIRKTNPGYRKAYHQGMHHKLGIDSRINLNPKTRVEYIRYADDFIIGIKGKYDKAETIKNQVTQWLEQDLKLTVSKDKSKIVKANKSTRFLSYMVKVNSTSSKLTKKTHKKSLNGRVQIQVPKAKAKEYGYEYNWLKRGRIKHDETLASRDELEIIRTYKTIVRGIIQYFCLANNLNALTHLTYLAEYSCLKTLARKRKMTIAKVRKKVNRGATWSIPYLNKGKTKYESWTVYPWDKIKKMRNYKENPDITINPYLFQGRTNLTDRLKAEICEKCGKTTQLQIHHSGTVRNGNRKSVMNKSTKVLCIDCHRNITNQQMHDIRLNNKSKRTKKDK; encoded by the coding sequence ATGTCAACATCTGTTTCAGATGAAACTAAGCTTTCGCGAACATTGAGTAAGATTCTATATTGTTCTACAAATAACTATCCTCTAAAAAGAGAATTACAGCAAGGAATGAATAATCTACATAACACATTAATTGCATTTAACAAAATTGCAACCAACAAAGGCGCGGGTACACCTGGAATTGATGGTAATTCAATTGACAGACTCGATCTTAAAAAATTAGAAAGATATCACAAGGAATACATCAATAACAAGTACAAGCCAAAGCCTGTTAAAAGAATATTCATTCCCAAAGACAACGATAAGGTTAGACCTCTTGGAATACCTACCATAAAAGATAGAATAGTCCAAAAAAGCCTTGAACAACTCTTAACTCCTTATTTTGAAAATCAATTCTTAGAATGGAGTTTTGGATTTAGAACCAAAAAGTCCTGTCTTGATGCAATCAAACGCGTCAAACAGAGATTTCAGGGAATTGATTATATCATCAAAATTGACCTTAAAGGTTATTTTGACACAATCAATCATGAAACTCTTATGAAAACCTTGAGGAAGTTTATACGCAAGAATAAAACTCTTTCAACCATTAATAAGTGGTTAAAAGCTGGGTTCATGAAAGATGGCATCAAGTACGAATCTTTATCTGGTTCTCCACAAGGAGGAATCATTTCCCCATTACTTGCCAATGTATATTTACATTACATTGACATCAAAATGGATGAACTAATTAAAGAAGGGACACCAATAAGGAAAACAAACCCAGGATATAGAAAAGCATACCATCAAGGAATGCATCATAAACTGGGGATTGATAGTCGAATTAACCTAAATCCAAAAACAAGAGTTGAATATATCCGATATGCCGATGATTTTATCATAGGAATTAAAGGAAAATATGACAAAGCTGAAACTATTAAAAACCAAGTGACTCAATGGCTAGAACAAGATTTAAAACTAACAGTTAGTAAAGATAAATCAAAGATTGTAAAAGCCAATAAGAGCACAAGGTTTCTATCCTACATGGTTAAGGTAAATTCAACCAGTAGTAAACTCACCAAAAAAACCCACAAAAAATCCCTAAACGGTCGGGTACAAATCCAAGTTCCCAAAGCAAAAGCCAAGGAATATGGATATGAGTACAATTGGTTAAAAAGAGGAAGGATTAAACATGACGAAACATTAGCAAGTAGGGACGAATTAGAAATAATACGCACTTATAAAACAATCGTACGCGGAATCATCCAATACTTTTGCTTAGCTAACAATCTAAATGCATTAACCCATCTAACCTATCTAGCGGAATATAGTTGTTTGAAAACCTTAGCAAGGAAACGCAAAATGACAATTGCCAAAGTGCGGAAGAAGGTTAATCGTGGTGCAACTTGGTCAATTCCGTATTTAAACAAAGGGAAAACCAAGTATGAGTCATGGACTGTTTACCCTTGGGATAAGATCAAGAAAATGCGTAATTATAAGGAAAATCCCGATATCACCATCAATCCTTATCTATTCCAAGGTCGTACGAATCTAACAGACCGCCTTAAAGCGGAAATATGTGAGAAATGCGGCAAAACAACCCAACTTCAAATCCATCACAGTGGTACGGTTCGCAATGGAAACCGCAAAAGCGTGATGAATAAGAGTACAAAAGTGTTATGCATAGATTGTCATAGAAATATTACGAACCAACAAATGCATGATATCAGATTAAATAACAAAAGTAAAAGAACAAAAAAGGATAAATAG
- a CDS encoding replicative DNA helicase → MLTNEQRALQQVISYIEQGQWEKLKLYCQIINPKNLLDPTNTKIFNALKYLFLEKQTTHPFDKIKSQPEIIKELITYLQTHFPQDNFTKESLSFLSNDVNEENNLDFLDNLKHTYTQEKLFQQLLKIISPSFENKDPYHKHFYYQEIFDKLRKFMAFIPHKNDKTLFNLNQMASLHPEFFDTDNQAKQKIQEEYYRLSETFKGLNQATKGFKKGQIITIGGYTGLGKTTFVYNLLIDISKTKHQETNKHPNMLVFSYEMTLEENLSRLLAHITKTPLDVILDKSFEDSNITQHTYTERMKTAKQLFANINLSFSYDKSKNIDYVIDLVYRLHLEKKAEIIVIDHLQITKTTNHLENDRLAIDEIMTKLKQLAIELNIVIIILSQFSRDTYNNYQGKSPEITALKGSGGIETNSDIVLMMTEFQPKLSKDKEKPINIYNSTLNELYLESKDNENQKIIELSIKKNRSGTKKNLVYHFEMNTQTFQEIGYVLPYPLESY, encoded by the coding sequence ATGTTAACCAACGAACAACGCGCCTTGCAACAAGTCATATCTTATATCGAACAAGGCCAATGGGAAAAGTTAAAACTTTACTGCCAAATAATTAACCCCAAAAATCTACTCGACCCCACAAATACCAAAATCTTTAACGCCTTAAAATATTTATTTTTAGAAAAACAAACAACGCATCCCTTTGATAAAATAAAGTCTCAACCCGAGATAATTAAAGAATTAATCACCTATCTTCAAACCCATTTTCCCCAAGATAACTTTACTAAAGAATCACTATCTTTTTTAAGTAATGATGTTAATGAGGAAAACAACCTTGATTTCTTAGACAACCTAAAACACACCTATACCCAAGAAAAACTGTTCCAACAACTCTTAAAAATTATTAGTCCTTCTTTTGAAAATAAAGATCCTTATCACAAACATTTTTATTATCAAGAAATCTTTGATAAATTAAGAAAATTTATGGCTTTTATTCCTCACAAAAACGATAAAACACTCTTTAATTTAAACCAAATGGCCTCTTTGCATCCCGAATTTTTTGACACCGATAATCAAGCAAAACAAAAAATCCAAGAAGAATATTACCGCCTATCAGAAACTTTCAAAGGATTAAATCAAGCCACGAAAGGCTTTAAAAAAGGTCAAATTATCACCATTGGGGGCTATACTGGTTTAGGAAAAACCACTTTTGTCTACAACCTTTTAATAGACATTTCAAAAACCAAACATCAAGAAACAAACAAACATCCAAATATGTTGGTATTTTCTTATGAAATGACCTTAGAAGAAAATTTAAGTCGTTTATTAGCCCACATCACTAAAACTCCATTAGATGTTATTTTAGATAAAAGTTTTGAAGACTCAAACATCACACAACACACCTACACGGAAAGGATGAAGACCGCAAAACAATTATTCGCCAACATAAATTTATCATTCAGTTACGATAAAAGCAAAAACATTGATTATGTAATTGATTTAGTTTATCGCCTCCATTTAGAAAAAAAGGCTGAAATTATCGTTATCGACCATCTCCAAATAACCAAAACAACAAATCACTTAGAAAATGACCGTCTAGCAATTGACGAAATTATGACTAAATTAAAACAATTAGCCATTGAATTAAACATCGTGATTATCATTTTATCTCAATTTTCAAGAGATACATACAACAATTATCAAGGAAAATCACCTGAAATAACTGCTCTAAAAGGTTCAGGTGGCATCGAAACTAACTCCGATATTGTCTTAATGATGACTGAATTCCAACCTAAACTATCCAAAGACAAAGAAAAACCCATCAATATATATAATTCAACCTTAAACGAACTATATTTAGAATCAAAGGACAACGAAAATCAAAAAATCATCGAATTATCTATTAAAAAGAATCGAAGTGGTACCAAAAAGAACTTAGTTTATCACTTTGAGATGAATACACAAACCTTCCAAGAAATCGGTTATGTTTTACCTTATCCATTAGAAAGTTATTAA
- a CDS encoding toprim domain-containing protein, which yields MNFQEQIKHIQTNFPMSVLLKKLNIIPPNFNTKYRFPCPIHQGQNPTCCHLTSDNKIHCWKCCKDYDIVDVYKEIRGTSSFEEAIKRILNFMKTEEFKKLTQKQNSIINTSSIPLKYQYQPKKTNIIINEKEVEAKKTRLLKEISPLFNQIRDYYNYLLTTNRNNASHPGIEYLTQKRKLTLQTINEFKLGYAPLSNKPLSFRFVNYCKKKNIDTTKLVEYGFIKEKINQKGTKYYHDTFHGSIIIPIENGYNKTFHFYQNNFHEVSYFQPKYKSLNNFSQTPTFHFSYRFFEALPYIKKVKIIIIHEGFFDVISCWQNNIKNTVGLICVTQLLSQSQLEILKKENIKVVIALDNDETGQKRSEALGEQLKEANILYEIRRILPPYDKTCKDVDDLLRQYGKEAYQKCFLAPYITYEEAKKKIIVDLAVHFFGEYKVEVIN from the coding sequence ATGAATTTTCAAGAACAAATAAAACATATTCAAACCAACTTCCCTATGTCAGTTTTATTAAAAAAACTAAACATTATACCGCCAAACTTCAACACCAAATATCGTTTCCCTTGTCCCATCCATCAAGGCCAAAACCCCACTTGTTGTCATTTAACTTCAGATAACAAAATTCATTGTTGGAAATGTTGTAAAGATTACGATATTGTTGATGTTTATAAGGAAATAAGAGGAACTAGTTCTTTTGAAGAAGCTATTAAAAGAATTTTGAATTTCATGAAAACCGAAGAGTTCAAAAAATTAACCCAGAAACAAAATTCAATAATTAATACATCATCAATCCCCCTCAAATACCAATACCAACCTAAAAAAACCAACATCATCATCAACGAAAAAGAAGTTGAAGCCAAAAAAACACGATTATTAAAAGAAATATCACCTTTATTCAACCAAATTAGAGATTATTATAATTATTTATTAACCACTAATCGCAATAACGCATCTCACCCAGGAATAGAATATTTAACGCAAAAAAGAAAATTAACCCTACAAACCATCAATGAATTTAAACTTGGTTACGCCCCACTATCTAATAAACCCTTATCTTTTCGATTTGTAAATTATTGCAAAAAGAAAAACATTGATACAACAAAACTAGTTGAATATGGCTTTATTAAAGAAAAAATCAATCAAAAAGGCACTAAATACTATCACGATACTTTCCATGGTTCCATAATTATCCCTATCGAAAACGGTTATAATAAAACATTCCATTTTTATCAAAACAACTTTCACGAAGTTTCTTATTTCCAACCAAAATACAAATCCCTAAATAATTTCAGTCAAACACCCACTTTTCATTTCAGCTATCGTTTTTTTGAAGCTTTACCATATATTAAAAAAGTTAAAATAATCATCATCCACGAAGGTTTTTTTGATGTCATTAGTTGTTGGCAAAACAATATTAAAAACACGGTCGGTCTAATTTGCGTCACTCAATTACTTTCTCAATCTCAACTAGAAATTCTCAAAAAAGAAAATATCAAAGTAGTTATCGCTTTAGATAATGATGAAACAGGACAAAAACGCAGCGAAGCCTTAGGAGAACAACTTAAAGAAGCAAATATTTTATATGAAATTAGACGCATTTTACCCCCTTATGACAAAACTTGTAAAGATGTTGATGATTTATTACGTCAATACGGAAAAGAAGCATATCAAAAATGTTTTTTAGCTCCATACATTACTTATGAAGAGGCCAAAAAGAAAATCATAGTCGATTTAGCCGTTCATTTCTTTGGAGAATACAAAGTTGAAGTAATTAATTAA
- a CDS encoding IS3 family transposase has translation MKNIKSKEILKQKNKLLQTLMKTTQKTNKKTVFNLVKKFKNSLNLTTILKTIKIKRSTYYYWLKVENKIKEKEEKNLLQQKRINALCLNNQYFFGHRKITNLYQQTFNEIITKKKVYSIMKENGICCRLRIKKNKYSYKNNLKPKLKVVDNLINQDFISTNPMQKLFTDITYFKTSQGFLYFSCIIDSFNNQIISWHTSKYQNKELILNTIKKLPKLKNPCIIHSDQGTVYQSQKIQQTLTKKGFLISMSRKANPRDNAVIENFFGQMKSKSILQYQNPFLFQKSTEKVKKIINYFPKFWNTKWFLAKLNYSSPSQYSLNFR, from the coding sequence ATGAAAAATATAAAATCAAAAGAAATATTAAAACAAAAAAATAAATTATTACAAACTCTAATGAAAACAACCCAAAAAACTAATAAAAAAACAGTTTTTAATTTAGTCAAAAAATTTAAAAATAGTTTAAATTTAACCACAATTTTAAAAACTATCAAAATCAAAAGAAGTACTTATTATTATTGGTTGAAAGTCGAAAATAAAATTAAAGAAAAAGAAGAAAAAAACCTTTTACAACAAAAAAGAATTAATGCTTTATGTTTAAATAATCAATATTTTTTCGGCCATCGGAAAATCACTAATTTATATCAACAAACCTTTAATGAAATAATTACCAAGAAAAAAGTTTATTCAATTATGAAAGAAAATGGCATTTGTTGTCGTTTAAGAATTAAAAAAAATAAATATAGTTATAAAAACAATTTAAAACCTAAATTAAAAGTAGTAGACAATCTAATCAATCAAGACTTTATATCAACTAATCCCATGCAAAAACTATTTACCGACATCACTTATTTTAAAACTTCCCAAGGGTTTTTATATTTTTCTTGTATTATCGATTCTTTTAACAACCAAATTATTTCTTGGCATACTTCAAAGTATCAAAATAAAGAATTAATTTTAAATACAATTAAAAAATTACCTAAATTAAAAAATCCATGCATCATTCACTCTGATCAGGGCACAGTTTATCAATCTCAAAAAATCCAACAAACTTTAACGAAAAAAGGTTTTTTAATTAGTATGTCGCGTAAAGCCAATCCAAGGGACAACGCAGTCATTGAAAACTTTTTTGGCCAAATGAAAAGCAAAAGCATTTTACAATATCAAAATCCATTTTTATTTCAAAAATCAACCGAAAAAGTTAAAAAAATAATCAATTATTTCCCTAAATTTTGGAATACTAAATGGTTTTTAGCTAAATTAAATTATTCATCTCCCTCTCAATATTCCTTAAATTTTAGATAA